A DNA window from Paenibacillus andongensis contains the following coding sequences:
- a CDS encoding MntP/YtaF family protein encodes MLPVVSLLILAFAVSLDGFGVGVMYGLRKIRIPFLSIAIISLWSGIIIYSSMQIGVLMSSFMSPLVAKRIGALVLIGIGIWALVQTRQQKSQEKQEREGVLSVDQASISSVQPSSEGKHTGSGEILTFDTLQRTKEILNIELKRFGLVIQILRTPSIADVDKSGNISASEATLLGLALSLDAFGAGIGAALIGFVPLLTASVISISSGSFIAIGLRFGLRYSEMNWMKKLSVLPGCVLIIMGLLKML; translated from the coding sequence ATGCTTCCTGTAGTTTCACTACTTATTCTTGCTTTCGCAGTTTCTTTGGACGGCTTCGGCGTCGGAGTGATGTATGGCTTACGTAAAATACGAATTCCGTTCCTATCTATTGCGATTATATCGCTTTGGTCAGGTATCATTATCTACAGCTCGATGCAGATCGGTGTTCTGATGTCTTCCTTCATGTCTCCCTTGGTAGCTAAGCGTATCGGTGCTCTTGTCTTGATCGGGATTGGTATCTGGGCATTAGTACAAACGAGACAACAAAAGTCGCAAGAGAAACAGGAACGAGAGGGAGTCTTATCTGTAGATCAAGCATCAATAAGCAGTGTTCAACCTTCATCAGAGGGGAAGCACACTGGTTCTGGAGAGATTCTAACGTTTGATACTTTGCAGCGAACGAAGGAAATATTGAATATTGAGCTGAAACGCTTCGGACTGGTTATTCAAATTTTGCGCACACCATCCATAGCAGACGTTGACAAATCGGGTAATATTTCAGCTTCAGAGGCTACCTTGCTTGGTTTGGCGTTATCTTTAGATGCGTTCGGTGCAGGCATTGGAGCCGCATTAATTGGATTCGTTCCACTGTTAACGGCTTCTGTCATTTCGATATCAAGTGGTTCATTTATTGCAATTGGTTTGCGGTTTGGTTTACGGTATTCGGAGATGAATTGGATGAAGAAACTGTCTGTACTTCCGGGATGTGTACTCATCATCATGGGACTTTTGAAAATGTTATAG
- the mutM gene encoding DNA-formamidopyrimidine glycosylase, translating to MPELPEVETVRRTLNNLITGKTIEHVQVRLPRIIQKPDDIHMFEVMLQGQTVETIERRGKFLRFILTDYVMVSHLRMEGRYGLYDGEDPLEPHTHVLFRFTDGSELRYKDVRQFGTMHLFPKGEELTQPPLHKLGLEPLDEDFTFEAFRDRIAHRSTKIKPLLLNQEYIVGIGNIYVDESLFLAGIHPEREASSLSKTELELLHSAIIRTLRESVEVGGSSIKSYVNGQGEIGLFQHQLNIYGRQSQPCKTCGSEIYKTVVGGRGTHICPTCQPLKKTRTRKKLEK from the coding sequence GTGCCTGAACTACCCGAAGTCGAAACGGTCAGACGAACGCTGAACAATTTAATCACCGGTAAAACGATTGAGCATGTTCAGGTCAGACTGCCTCGCATTATCCAAAAGCCGGACGATATTCATATGTTTGAGGTTATGCTGCAAGGTCAGACCGTTGAGACCATAGAACGCAGAGGGAAATTTCTGCGCTTCATACTTACCGATTACGTCATGGTTTCGCATCTGCGTATGGAAGGACGGTACGGCCTGTATGACGGTGAAGATCCGTTGGAGCCGCACACCCATGTGTTGTTCCGTTTCACCGATGGCAGCGAGCTCCGCTATAAGGATGTTAGACAATTTGGAACGATGCATCTGTTCCCCAAGGGCGAAGAGCTCACGCAGCCTCCTCTGCATAAGCTCGGACTTGAGCCGTTAGATGAAGACTTCACCTTCGAGGCTTTTCGAGACCGGATCGCTCATCGTTCGACGAAGATTAAACCACTGCTGCTCAATCAAGAATATATCGTGGGAATCGGGAATATTTATGTAGACGAGTCCCTTTTCTTGGCTGGCATCCATCCCGAACGCGAAGCCTCTTCACTGAGCAAGACGGAGCTCGAACTCCTTCACTCCGCCATCATTCGTACGCTTCGTGAATCGGTTGAAGTGGGAGGATCCTCGATTAAATCGTACGTGAATGGACAAGGCGAAATTGGCTTGTTCCAGCATCAACTGAACATTTATGGCCGACAGTCTCAACCGTGTAAAACATGCGGGAGCGAGATTTATAAGACCGTTGTTGGCGGCAGAGGTACGCATATTTGCCCAACCTGTCAACCGCTAAAGAAGACGAGAACCCGAAAGAAGTTAGAGAAATAG
- a CDS encoding HAD family hydrolase translates to MSPFFSPIRKKVIFFDMNNTILDRRQCFDSAFLEVMNDFTARWDPGEMLFTSQEALQSYKLEWSRHRKAPIRSPISPDELRHICLRKALQPMPVNVSPAFTRSFFEQVEEQEDNFVALFPGVEDTLEALSQNYKLAIISNGNRKRLQSNLEKMKLTRWIDQDRLFSSEKDGPRKPHPAIFERALKTMSTASNQSVMVGNSWRNDVVGAASSGMDAIWIHPGNIKKISERRIGKQKVIIIRSFKQLLYTF, encoded by the coding sequence ATGAGCCCTTTTTTCTCACCAATTCGCAAAAAGGTTATATTTTTTGATATGAATAATACGATTCTGGATCGCAGACAATGCTTTGATTCGGCATTCCTTGAAGTCATGAACGACTTTACAGCGAGATGGGATCCGGGCGAAATGCTTTTTACATCCCAAGAAGCCCTGCAAAGCTATAAGCTGGAGTGGAGCCGTCACCGAAAGGCACCGATAAGGAGTCCCATATCCCCTGATGAGCTGCGCCACATTTGTTTACGTAAGGCTCTTCAGCCTATGCCGGTGAACGTCAGCCCTGCTTTTACACGGTCTTTTTTCGAACAGGTAGAAGAACAGGAAGATAACTTCGTTGCCCTCTTTCCCGGCGTTGAAGACACACTTGAGGCATTATCACAAAACTATAAACTGGCTATCATCAGTAACGGAAATCGGAAAAGGTTGCAAAGCAATTTGGAGAAAATGAAACTCACCAGATGGATCGATCAAGATCGTTTATTTAGTTCAGAGAAGGATGGACCGCGAAAGCCGCACCCCGCGATCTTTGAAAGAGCCCTAAAGACGATGAGCACGGCTTCAAACCAAAGTGTAATGGTTGGAAATTCGTGGCGCAATGATGTGGTGGGGGCCGCGTCAAGCGGCATGGATGCGATCTGGATACATCCGGGGAATATCAAAAAAATATCCGAGCGCCGAATCGGCAAACAGAAGGTCATTATTATCCGTTCTTTTAAACAATTGTTATACACTTTCTAA
- the coaE gene encoding dephospho-CoA kinase, whose translation MNIGLTGGIACGKSTVSTMLVSRGALLVDADMIARDVVEPGSPVLEQVAAHFGQAVLQPDGSLHRKKLGEIIFGNTEARKQLESILHPPIRAQIREQMEAYERQFPDKLVVVDVPLLIESNLSFMFHEVMVVYVPRSIQLERLMQRDGLTESAANNRIEAQMSIEEKRKYADVVIDNSGTWEETFAEVERFWLEKGLS comes from the coding sequence ATGAATATCGGGTTAACAGGAGGAATCGCTTGCGGCAAAAGTACGGTTAGCACCATGCTGGTTAGCCGCGGCGCCCTATTAGTAGATGCGGATATGATAGCCCGCGATGTCGTTGAGCCCGGCAGCCCTGTTCTTGAACAGGTTGCTGCACATTTTGGACAAGCCGTTCTTCAGCCAGACGGCTCACTGCATCGCAAGAAGCTTGGCGAGATCATTTTTGGGAATACCGAGGCGCGCAAGCAGCTGGAAAGTATTCTACATCCGCCAATTCGTGCACAAATACGCGAACAGATGGAAGCCTATGAAAGGCAGTTCCCGGACAAGCTTGTTGTGGTCGATGTCCCTTTATTAATCGAATCTAATTTATCCTTCATGTTTCATGAGGTTATGGTTGTTTATGTGCCGCGTTCTATCCAGTTGGAGCGGCTTATGCAAAGAGATGGACTGACGGAAAGTGCGGCGAATAATCGCATTGAAGCTCAAATGTCCATTGAGGAGAAACGTAAATACGCGGATGTTGTCATTGACAACAGCGGTACTTGGGAAGAAACTTTCGCTGAAGTGGAGCGGTTTTGGCTAGAGAAGGGGCTTTCATGA
- a CDS encoding lytic transglycosylase domain-containing protein, which translates to MTFLRKKRVFALLLVFFVLVLFMNSDFIGRKLYPIYFEQEIRQSAAKHNIDPFLIAAIIKVETNYKYHLESRKGALGLMQLMPDTADWIVESTNLGPHVQEDLLKVDVNINLGSWYLSWLKKHYNGNLIYAIAAYNAGQGNVNKWKQNDIWDGSEAHINQIPFGETRHYVQRVLYYYEKYTKLYSEQWGKKTTFSS; encoded by the coding sequence ATGACCTTTTTACGAAAAAAAAGAGTTTTTGCCTTGCTTCTTGTCTTTTTTGTTCTGGTTCTCTTTATGAATAGCGATTTTATCGGAAGAAAGCTGTACCCGATCTACTTTGAGCAGGAAATTAGGCAGAGCGCGGCGAAACACAATATAGATCCATTTTTAATTGCTGCGATTATTAAAGTTGAGACGAATTACAAATATCATTTGGAGTCAAGAAAAGGCGCACTTGGCCTGATGCAGCTTATGCCTGACACAGCAGACTGGATTGTAGAATCTACGAATTTAGGTCCTCATGTGCAGGAAGATTTATTAAAAGTGGACGTAAATATTAATCTTGGTTCTTGGTATTTAAGCTGGCTAAAAAAGCATTATAATGGTAATTTAATTTATGCGATTGCGGCTTATAATGCAGGTCAAGGGAATGTGAATAAATGGAAGCAAAATGACATCTGGGATGGTTCGGAAGCGCATATTAATCAAATACCATTCGGAGAAACACGTCATTATGTGCAGCGAGTGCTCTATTATTACGAGAAATACACGAAGCTATACTCGGAGCAATGGGGGAAGAAGACTACCTTCTCTTCATAA
- the nrdR gene encoding transcriptional regulator NrdR translates to MKCPFCDYSGTKVLDSRSANENKSIRRRRECEKCARRFTTFEMVEETPLIVIKKDGSREEFSREKVLRGLIRACEKRPVSMERLEMMVSEVEMQLRTTAHAEVDSLSIGEIVMEQLYPVDEVAYIRFASVYRQFKDINMFLKELTQILGKHDTGLLRDK, encoded by the coding sequence ATGAAGTGTCCGTTCTGTGACTATTCCGGTACGAAAGTTCTTGATTCACGTTCAGCCAATGAAAACAAATCGATTCGTCGTCGTCGAGAATGTGAGAAGTGCGCAAGAAGATTCACCACATTTGAGATGGTGGAAGAAACGCCTTTAATCGTGATTAAGAAAGATGGAAGTAGGGAAGAATTTAGTCGAGAGAAAGTATTAAGAGGCTTGATTCGAGCTTGTGAGAAGCGCCCGGTATCGATGGAGAGGCTTGAGATGATGGTATCTGAAGTGGAAATGCAGCTTCGCACCACGGCTCACGCTGAAGTGGATAGTTTAAGCATTGGAGAAATCGTCATGGAACAGCTGTACCCCGTCGATGAAGTGGCGTACATTCGCTTTGCCTCCGTATACCGACAGTTTAAGGACATAAATATGTTCTTGAAGGAGCTTACGCAAATATTGGGAAAGCATGACACCGGACTGCTCCGGGATAAATAA
- a CDS encoding alpha/beta-type small acid-soluble spore protein → MGAGQSRSSNTLVVPQANAALDQLKYEVAQELGIAIPQDGYMGNMATRDAGSIGGNITRRLVQIAEQSLAGQFK, encoded by the coding sequence ATGGGCGCAGGACAATCCCGCAGCAGCAATACATTAGTCGTTCCTCAAGCTAACGCAGCGTTGGATCAGTTGAAATACGAAGTAGCTCAAGAGCTAGGTATCGCCATCCCTCAAGATGGATATATGGGCAATATGGCTACTCGTGATGCTGGTTCTATTGGTGGTAACATCACTCGTCGACTGGTACAAATCGCAGAACAATCCTTGGCTGGTCAATTCAAGTAA
- a CDS encoding GGDEF domain-containing protein, producing MNAQSEMLEQFYKMIDKEYIYSVYQPIISLQDGQVMGYEALTRGPKDSPFHSPLTMFQFAEQQGELYMLEQLAREKAIKGSILEHPQQLLFINISSQVLYDPGFVPGKTLEILQRYGLRPSNVVFEITERSSIEDFSLAQKILEHYRKQGYRIAIDDAGAGYSSLQAIAELQPDFIKIDRSLIENIHKNKVKEYILETFVTFAHKMNISLIAEGIEHADELTKLTRLGVHYAQGYLLGKPNESPAIVQDIHKMLIWQHRKVQGSSMTWSIGDLKTPVKVFEKKKLISEVADFFKKNQEAVGAVIVDAEVPVGLMMRDRLFQQLTGQYAFSLFWNRTIDSIMDESPLIVDEFMPVEEVSQMATSRAINHLYDLVIVTSNGKMAGVASIRTILESITNVRMESARVANPLTGLPGNLQINRELNKRISENKPFHVVYADLDYFKWFNDRFGFQKGDQLIQYTADVMQQSIAVCGTPHDFVGHVGGDDFIAISATLSPKQLCQEIIRRFEQGVQMFYDDEEFEYVWDRSGNKIKSEGVTLSLSLVVCVCESPISLEHISQTAALLKKKAKAHQGSIYYFEKIGSNGLELESV from the coding sequence ATGAATGCTCAGTCAGAAATGCTGGAACAATTCTATAAGATGATAGATAAAGAGTACATTTATTCCGTTTATCAACCTATTATCTCGCTGCAGGATGGACAGGTAATGGGGTATGAAGCGTTAACGCGAGGTCCCAAAGATAGTCCCTTTCATTCACCTTTGACCATGTTTCAATTCGCAGAGCAGCAAGGCGAGCTCTATATGCTGGAGCAGCTTGCTCGTGAGAAAGCGATTAAAGGATCCATTTTGGAGCATCCGCAGCAATTGCTTTTTATTAATATTTCATCCCAAGTGCTGTACGATCCAGGGTTTGTTCCCGGTAAAACGCTTGAGATTTTACAGAGATACGGACTCCGCCCAAGCAATGTCGTATTTGAAATTACGGAAAGAAGCTCGATTGAGGATTTCTCCTTAGCCCAAAAGATTCTGGAGCATTACCGTAAACAAGGCTATCGAATTGCCATAGATGATGCGGGGGCTGGATATTCCTCTCTTCAAGCGATTGCGGAACTTCAACCGGATTTTATTAAAATAGATCGTTCCCTCATAGAAAATATACATAAAAACAAAGTCAAAGAGTATATTCTTGAAACGTTCGTTACTTTTGCCCATAAAATGAACATTTCCCTCATTGCCGAAGGCATTGAACATGCGGATGAACTAACCAAATTAACACGGCTCGGCGTGCATTATGCCCAAGGTTATTTGCTAGGAAAGCCCAATGAATCTCCCGCGATTGTGCAGGACATCCATAAAATGTTGATATGGCAGCATCGCAAAGTACAAGGAAGCAGTATGACTTGGAGCATTGGCGACCTGAAAACGCCTGTGAAGGTGTTTGAGAAGAAAAAACTGATTTCGGAAGTAGCGGATTTCTTCAAAAAAAATCAAGAGGCAGTGGGTGCTGTTATCGTGGATGCAGAAGTGCCGGTTGGCCTCATGATGAGAGATCGCTTATTTCAACAATTAACTGGGCAATACGCCTTCTCCTTGTTCTGGAATCGAACCATTGACAGCATTATGGATGAATCACCGCTAATCGTGGACGAGTTCATGCCTGTTGAGGAAGTATCACAGATGGCTACCTCACGCGCAATAAACCACTTATATGACCTAGTTATCGTTACAAGCAATGGGAAGATGGCAGGCGTAGCATCGATCAGAACGATTCTTGAGAGTATAACGAATGTACGAATGGAGTCTGCGCGTGTGGCCAATCCATTAACAGGACTGCCAGGGAATTTGCAAATCAATCGCGAGTTGAACAAGAGGATTAGTGAGAACAAACCGTTTCATGTGGTTTATGCGGATCTCGATTACTTCAAATGGTTCAATGATCGGTTTGGATTTCAAAAAGGGGATCAACTGATTCAATATACAGCGGATGTTATGCAGCAATCCATTGCGGTTTGTGGGACACCGCATGATTTTGTCGGGCATGTGGGAGGCGATGATTTTATCGCGATATCTGCCACGTTATCTCCAAAACAACTGTGTCAGGAAATCATTCGCCGCTTCGAACAGGGTGTGCAGATGTTCTATGATGATGAGGAGTTTGAATATGTATGGGATCGGAGCGGCAACAAGATCAAGAGCGAGGGAGTTACGCTTTCGCTCTCTTTAGTCGTCTGTGTCTGCGAATCTCCCATTTCACTTGAACACATTTCCCAAACAGCCGCCTTGCTCAAAAAGAAAGCAAAAGCGCATCAAGGAAGTATTTATTATTTCGAAAAAATTGGCTCAAATGGACTTGAATTAGAAAGTGTATAA
- a CDS encoding response regulator encodes MEQQVKILAVDDRYENLLALNSILASSNYDVISLQSGEEVLRYLLKEPADHIAVILMDVQMPGLSGFETAELIKQRKACQDIPIIFLTALSTSIEHVLKGYHVGSIDYLFKPIHPKMLRMKVDGFVNMHLNHQKIKIQSELLHKRTLDLEETNRKLAEAEEKLKQQNFLLEQWVEERTSELVDAHEKLIKSQEHFKKMFMLSPSLMAIRRLPDLTYLEINESWKQYTGYGDEIIGTTLDLLRAEVGDSRNFSDVIHNCKVKYETKSKEIRTALLSTEIIDIENESCLLEVAVDITESLRFESEMARLAQLNLVGEMAAGIAHEIRNPMTTIRGFLQLFRENDRHMQKEYIPIMLEELDRANEIITEYLSLAKNKQSHQQPENINRIIETLIPLIQAEAVMSGKHVHFQFKDCPVIQLDDKEMRQLILNMCMNGLEAMSLGGKLRIETYLEAEHVVLLIADEGTGINEEHLEKLGRPFFTTKDEGTGLGLAICYSIAARHQASIEVQSSRKGTTFLIRFPITALRT; translated from the coding sequence ATGGAACAACAAGTAAAAATCTTGGCGGTAGATGACCGCTACGAGAACTTGCTGGCTCTGAATAGCATTCTGGCCTCTTCCAACTATGACGTTATTTCTTTGCAATCAGGCGAGGAAGTTCTGAGATATTTATTAAAAGAACCCGCTGATCACATCGCTGTAATCTTAATGGATGTGCAAATGCCTGGACTTAGCGGCTTCGAGACGGCCGAACTGATCAAGCAGCGGAAAGCTTGTCAGGATATTCCCATCATCTTCCTAACGGCTCTCAGCACCTCTATCGAGCATGTGTTGAAGGGCTATCATGTGGGCTCTATTGATTATTTATTCAAACCTATTCATCCTAAAATGTTGCGCATGAAAGTCGATGGCTTCGTTAACATGCACCTCAATCATCAAAAGATCAAAATTCAAAGTGAACTGCTGCATAAGCGAACGCTAGATCTCGAAGAGACGAATCGCAAGTTGGCTGAAGCGGAAGAGAAATTAAAGCAGCAAAATTTTCTTTTGGAACAATGGGTGGAAGAGCGAACCTCCGAATTAGTGGATGCCCATGAAAAGCTGATAAAATCACAAGAACATTTCAAGAAAATGTTCATGCTATCCCCTTCTTTGATGGCCATCCGCCGTCTACCAGACCTCACCTATCTCGAAATTAATGAAAGCTGGAAACAATATACAGGATACGGCGATGAAATCATTGGAACAACACTAGATCTCTTACGAGCTGAAGTGGGAGATTCAAGGAACTTTAGTGATGTCATCCATAATTGCAAGGTCAAGTACGAAACGAAGTCCAAGGAAATTCGAACTGCTCTGCTTTCAACGGAAATCATTGATATCGAAAATGAAAGCTGTTTGCTCGAAGTTGCCGTCGATATCACGGAAAGCTTGCGATTTGAATCTGAAATGGCGCGTCTAGCTCAACTCAATCTAGTTGGGGAAATGGCCGCCGGCATTGCCCATGAGATTCGCAACCCGATGACGACCATTCGCGGCTTCCTCCAATTATTTCGCGAGAACGATCGTCATATGCAGAAAGAATACATTCCCATCATGCTCGAAGAGTTGGATAGAGCGAATGAAATTATTACCGAATATTTATCCCTGGCCAAAAATAAGCAGTCCCATCAACAGCCTGAAAATATCAACCGTATTATCGAAACGCTCATCCCCCTCATCCAAGCAGAAGCCGTTATGTCCGGCAAGCATGTTCATTTCCAATTCAAGGACTGTCCTGTCATTCAACTCGACGATAAAGAAATGCGTCAACTCATATTGAACATGTGTATGAATGGTTTGGAAGCGATGAGCCTCGGCGGTAAGCTGAGAATTGAAACCTACCTAGAAGCAGAACACGTCGTCCTGCTTATCGCTGATGAAGGGACAGGCATTAATGAAGAACACCTAGAGAAGCTAGGAAGACCTTTCTTCACGACCAAAGATGAAGGGACAGGACTCGGTCTAGCTATCTGCTACAGCATCGCTGCCAGGCACCAGGCTTCGATTGAAGTTCAGTCAAGTAGGAAAGGAACAACCTTCCTCATTCGCTTTCCTATTACAGCCTTAAGAACATAG
- the polA gene encoding DNA polymerase I, which translates to MDKLIIIDGNSIANRAFYALPLLSNSSGLHTNAVYGFTTMLLKLIEEEKPTHFLVAFDAGKITFRHKEYTEYKGGRAKTPSELSEQFPLIKELLKAFKIPQFELTGYEADDIIGTLTKAADERGEKVLLVSGDKDMLQLASEHVTVAITRKGISEVDLYNPAEIKEKYGLTPAQIIDLKGLMGDTSDNIPGIPGVGEKTALKMLHEFGTVEEVLANASSLKGKMKEKVEEHAQSAIMSKELATIFREVPMETEWDVFRYDGFDGQALSSMFRKLEFKSLLEKMDFGPSSIAEEQVVESLNAVVVTKDNMDELIGKLGDNAAIHVEAVGENPHQAVVVGVVWFTFDGETNTSYFVPLELLKSEAGEPLRTWLGDDSKKKQLFDQHRAQLVLAWQDVHLKGVDFDALLAAYLLDPTESNLSLSGLTGKYGLPGVKTDEEVFGKGAKFRLPELAALSDHLGRKAMAIARIVPVLREELEKSEMHSLFYELELPLAGVLAEMELRGIALDAEGLKAFGVELASKLDAIMTRIYTLAGVEFNINSPKQLGEILFEKLGLPAWKKTKTGYSTDAEVLERLAPYHEVVGEILNYRSLAKLQSTYVEGLLKEVRPETGKVHTYYRQTIAATGRLSSQFPNLQNIPIRLEEGRKIRKVFVPSEPGWYMLAADYSQIELRVLAHISQDDNLKEAFLQNMDIHTKTAMDVFGVEESAVDANMRRQAKAVNFGIVYGISDYGLSQNLDITRRDAAQFIEQYFAVFQGVRKYMDEIVKDARRDGYVTTLLQRRRYLPEITASNFNLRSFAERTAMNTPIQGTAADIIKLAMVQMADRLKQDGLKSRMLLQVHDELVFEVPEEELETMRRVVPEVMASALKLDVPLSADVDFGLTWYDAK; encoded by the coding sequence ATGGATAAGCTAATTATTATTGATGGTAACTCTATCGCGAATCGAGCTTTTTATGCTTTACCTTTGCTCAGTAATTCCAGTGGTTTACACACGAATGCAGTCTATGGATTTACAACGATGCTGCTGAAGTTGATAGAAGAAGAAAAGCCTACGCATTTTCTCGTTGCATTCGACGCCGGGAAAATTACGTTTAGACACAAAGAATATACGGAATATAAAGGCGGACGTGCCAAAACGCCGTCTGAGCTCTCCGAGCAGTTTCCACTGATCAAAGAGTTGCTTAAAGCTTTCAAGATTCCACAGTTTGAGCTGACAGGCTATGAGGCTGACGATATTATTGGAACCTTAACCAAGGCTGCCGATGAAAGAGGCGAGAAGGTGCTTCTCGTTTCGGGAGATAAGGATATGCTGCAGCTGGCTTCCGAGCATGTGACCGTTGCGATCACTCGGAAAGGAATTAGTGAAGTTGATCTTTATAACCCTGCTGAAATAAAAGAAAAATACGGCCTCACGCCTGCGCAAATTATCGACCTCAAAGGGTTGATGGGCGATACGTCGGATAATATCCCAGGTATTCCGGGTGTTGGGGAAAAAACGGCACTCAAGATGCTGCATGAATTTGGAACCGTTGAAGAAGTGCTTGCTAATGCATCAAGCCTCAAAGGCAAAATGAAGGAAAAAGTCGAGGAGCATGCACAAAGTGCCATCATGAGTAAAGAACTCGCGACCATTTTCCGTGAGGTGCCGATGGAAACGGAGTGGGATGTCTTCCGTTATGATGGTTTTGATGGACAAGCTTTATCCAGTATGTTCCGCAAGCTGGAATTCAAATCCCTCTTAGAGAAGATGGATTTCGGTCCAAGCAGCATAGCGGAGGAACAAGTTGTCGAGAGTTTGAATGCGGTTGTTGTAACGAAAGACAACATGGATGAGCTGATTGGCAAATTAGGCGATAACGCAGCGATCCATGTTGAGGCTGTAGGGGAAAATCCGCACCAAGCGGTGGTGGTTGGTGTAGTCTGGTTTACGTTTGATGGGGAAACGAATACATCTTACTTCGTGCCTTTAGAGCTTCTGAAGAGTGAAGCGGGCGAGCCGCTGCGTACTTGGCTAGGCGATGATTCCAAGAAGAAGCAGCTCTTCGACCAGCACCGTGCCCAGCTGGTACTGGCTTGGCAAGATGTCCACCTCAAAGGAGTGGACTTCGATGCTCTGCTGGCCGCTTACTTACTCGACCCGACAGAGTCGAATCTTAGCTTGAGCGGCCTGACGGGCAAGTACGGCTTGCCGGGCGTTAAGACGGACGAGGAAGTGTTCGGCAAGGGAGCGAAGTTCCGCTTGCCTGAGCTTGCTGCGCTTAGTGACCACTTGGGTCGAAAAGCGATGGCCATTGCGCGCATCGTGCCGGTGCTGCGCGAAGAGCTGGAGAAGAGCGAGATGCATAGCCTCTTCTACGAGCTAGAGCTGCCTCTCGCGGGCGTGCTCGCGGAGATGGAGCTGCGCGGCATCGCACTGGATGCCGAGGGCCTCAAAGCGTTCGGCGTGGAGCTTGCAAGCAAGCTGGATGCGATCATGACCCGAATCTATACGCTCGCCGGCGTAGAGTTCAACATCAACTCGCCGAAACAGCTTGGCGAGATCTTGTTCGAGAAGCTGGGGCTGCCAGCTTGGAAGAAGACCAAAACCGGCTACTCGACGGATGCCGAGGTGCTTGAGCGCCTTGCTCCCTACCATGAAGTCGTAGGGGAGATTCTGAACTACCGCTCGCTCGCGAAGCTGCAATCGACGTACGTCGAGGGGCTGCTCAAAGAGGTGCGGCCAGAGACCGGTAAGGTGCACACCTATTACCGGCAGACGATTGCCGCCACGGGCCGGCTCAGCAGCCAGTTCCCGAACCTCCAGAATATTCCTATTCGTCTGGAGGAGGGGCGTAAGATCCGCAAGGTATTCGTTCCATCCGAGCCAGGATGGTACATGCTTGCTGCGGATTACTCACAGATCGAGCTGCGCGTGCTTGCGCACATCTCGCAGGATGACAATCTGAAGGAAGCGTTCCTTCAGAATATGGACATCCACACGAAGACGGCCATGGACGTCTTCGGGGTGGAAGAGAGCGCTGTCGACGCGAACATGCGCCGTCAGGCCAAAGCCGTCAACTTCGGGATCGTTTACGGCATCAGCGACTACGGCTTGTCCCAGAACTTAGACATTACCCGCAGGGATGCAGCTCAGTTCATTGAACAATACTTTGCTGTATTCCAAGGGGTTCGCAAATATATGGATGAGATCGTGAAGGATGCTCGCAGGGACGGTTATGTCACGACCTTGCTGCAGCGCCGCCGTTATCTTCCCGAGATCACAGCATCGAACTTTAATCTTCGTTCCTTTGCAGAACGAACAGCCATGAATACGCCGATTCAAGGTACGGCTGCCGATATCATTAAACTGGCCATGGTTCAGATGGCCGACCGTTTGAAACAAGATGGACTCAAAAGCCGCATGCTGCTTCAAGTACACGATGAGCTTGTCTTTGAAGTCCCAGAAGAGGAGCTGGAGACCATGCGCCGCGTAGTACCGGAAGTCATGGCCTCAGCCCTTAAGCTGGATGTCCCGCTGAGCGCGGATGTTGACTTCGGCCTTACTTGGTATGACGCTAAGTAA